Proteins from a single region of Candidatus Eisenbacteria bacterium:
- a CDS encoding response regulator transcription factor — MTDPFSNERAARTRAIVAWLLVGAAVSGTIDLVTDSPGLWRGSHAYVELSFIVFVAVAAVLLLRGWLSTERSLAGVRAALATRKAERDRWQAVAQNALRGLGEAMDRQFDDWALTPAEKETAMFLLKGYSHKETAGLTKRSERTVRQHAVSVYRKSGLSGRAELAAFFFEDMLLPSGGGEAPGAGPASRES, encoded by the coding sequence ACCGATCCCTTTTCGAACGAGCGCGCGGCCCGGACCCGGGCCATCGTCGCCTGGCTGCTGGTCGGCGCGGCGGTGTCGGGCACGATTGACCTCGTCACGGATTCGCCCGGGCTCTGGCGGGGCAGCCACGCGTACGTCGAGCTTTCGTTCATCGTGTTCGTGGCGGTCGCGGCGGTCCTGCTCCTGCGCGGCTGGCTCAGCACCGAGCGCTCGCTCGCCGGCGTCCGCGCGGCACTCGCCACCCGCAAGGCCGAGCGCGACCGCTGGCAGGCAGTCGCGCAGAACGCGCTGCGCGGCCTCGGCGAGGCGATGGACCGCCAGTTCGACGACTGGGCGCTGACGCCCGCCGAGAAGGAGACGGCGATGTTTCTGCTCAAGGGCTACAGCCACAAGGAGACGGCCGGCCTGACGAAGAGGAGCGAGCGCACGGTGCGCCAGCACGCGGTGAGCGTTTACCGCAAGTCGGGCCTTTCCGGCCGCGCCGAGCTGGCGGCTTTCTTCTTCGAGGACATGCTGCTGCCTTCGGGCGGCGGCGAAGCTCCCGGCGCCGGCCCCGCCTCACGCGAGTCGTAG
- a CDS encoding dicarboxylate/amino acid:cation symporter, whose product MLIGLAAGLLLGAGAHLLWHDSVALERFVRLVSEPGGRIFLRLLFMLVLPLIVSALALGVAGLGDLRNLGRIGLKTFAYTVVVSLIAVLIGVATINLVRPGAGLSPGLRERLSALASGAPPPAPAAGATGVDFLVGLFPNNPIRAMADGDMLAVMVFALLLGIGLAMTRGDAARRFEDTLQGLYDVVMRLLGLVLEVAPLGVACLMFTLTARLGLGVLWQLGAYVFAVVLALSVHQFVVYPALVAWLGGRSPRQFFLAIRPAMVTAFSTASSNATLPTALLVAEENLRLPRHVSRFVLTLGSTANQNGTALFEGMTVLFLAQFYGVPLTLAQQVSVVFICVLGGIGTAGVPAGSIPVVVMILGMVGIPAEGIGMILGVDRFLDMCRTTLNVTGDLAAAVVVARGEPDAAARSLD is encoded by the coding sequence ATGCTGATCGGCCTGGCGGCCGGGCTATTGCTCGGAGCGGGCGCGCACCTGCTCTGGCACGACAGCGTCGCCCTCGAGCGGTTCGTGAGGCTCGTCTCCGAGCCGGGCGGCAGGATCTTCCTGCGGCTGCTGTTCATGCTCGTCCTACCGCTCATCGTTTCGGCGCTCGCGCTGGGCGTCGCGGGGCTCGGCGACCTGCGCAACCTCGGCCGCATCGGGCTCAAGACCTTCGCCTACACGGTCGTGGTCTCGCTCATCGCGGTGCTGATCGGGGTCGCGACCATCAACCTCGTACGCCCGGGCGCGGGACTTTCGCCCGGGCTGCGCGAGCGGCTCTCGGCGCTGGCGAGCGGTGCGCCGCCGCCCGCGCCCGCCGCGGGCGCGACCGGGGTGGATTTCCTCGTCGGGCTGTTCCCGAACAACCCGATCCGGGCGATGGCCGACGGCGACATGCTCGCGGTCATGGTCTTCGCGCTGCTTCTCGGCATCGGCCTCGCGATGACCCGCGGCGACGCGGCGCGCAGGTTCGAGGACACGCTGCAGGGGCTCTACGACGTCGTCATGCGGCTGCTCGGGCTGGTGCTCGAGGTCGCGCCGCTGGGCGTCGCCTGCCTCATGTTCACGCTCACCGCCCGGCTCGGGCTCGGGGTGCTGTGGCAGCTCGGCGCCTACGTGTTCGCGGTCGTGCTCGCGCTTTCGGTCCATCAGTTCGTCGTCTACCCGGCGCTGGTGGCGTGGCTCGGCGGGCGAAGCCCGCGGCAGTTCTTCCTGGCCATACGACCCGCCATGGTGACCGCGTTCTCGACCGCTTCGAGCAACGCCACGCTGCCGACGGCCCTGCTCGTGGCCGAGGAGAACCTGAGGTTGCCGCGCCACGTGAGCCGCTTCGTGCTGACGCTCGGCTCGACCGCGAACCAGAACGGCACCGCGCTCTTCGAGGGCATGACGGTGCTGTTCCTGGCGCAGTTCTACGGCGTGCCGCTGACGCTCGCGCAGCAGGTGAGCGTGGTGTTCATCTGCGTGCTCGGCGGCATCGGCACGGCGGGCGTTCCCGCCGGCTCGATCCCGGTCGTGGTCATGATCCTCGGCATGGTCGGCATTCCCGCCGAGGGCATCGGCATGATCCTCGGCGTGGATCGCTTCCTCGACATGTGCCGCACCACGCTCAACGTGACCGGAGACCTCGCCGCGGCGGTCGTCGTCGCACGCGGCGAGCCGGACGCGGCCGCCCGCTCGCTCGACTAG
- a CDS encoding FAD-dependent oxidoreductase has product MQYRYVIVGGGLAAASAIEGIRSRDREGGILLFSRENHLPYRRSPLSKDAWTPGFDLGALAVHPDSYYDEMQVEVRLRREVVELDPDSRVLWDERGESVGFDELLFATGCRPRRLHAEGAAESPSVRYYRDLEDFLDLQRRIEQLQHATVVGGGFVAVELAGTLRARGLQVTLVFPEEWPLYRQLPRSLGTGLVEVLRDMGVEIVSGETLVRIHEAHGFVQARTYGGNDLTTQLVVVDQGSEAQVELADAAGLDTDDGIVVDEHGRASKPHTWAAGDVAEFPYLALGQLMRVEGADHAGQHGRLVGENMAGADRTYDHLPLKGFQIGSLRFEGVGELSSRLDSDEVWPEPGREGVIFYLRDDVVRGVLLCNVPDRLEWARDLIRAAKPMSAAERAALLPVKA; this is encoded by the coding sequence ATGCAATACCGCTACGTCATCGTCGGCGGCGGACTCGCCGCCGCATCGGCCATCGAGGGCATTCGCTCGCGCGACCGCGAGGGCGGCATCCTGCTGTTCTCGCGCGAGAATCACCTGCCGTACCGGCGCTCGCCCCTCTCGAAGGACGCCTGGACGCCGGGCTTCGATCTCGGCGCGCTGGCGGTGCACCCCGACTCCTACTACGACGAGATGCAGGTCGAGGTCCGCCTGCGGCGCGAAGTCGTCGAGCTCGACCCCGACTCGCGGGTGCTGTGGGACGAGCGTGGCGAGAGCGTCGGATTCGACGAACTGCTGTTCGCGACGGGCTGCCGGCCCAGACGCCTGCACGCCGAGGGCGCGGCCGAATCGCCCAGCGTTCGTTACTACCGGGACCTCGAGGACTTCCTCGACCTGCAGCGCCGGATCGAGCAGCTGCAACACGCGACCGTGGTGGGCGGGGGATTCGTGGCGGTCGAGCTCGCGGGGACGCTGCGGGCGCGCGGACTGCAGGTCACGCTCGTGTTCCCCGAGGAGTGGCCGCTTTACCGGCAGCTGCCGCGCTCGCTCGGCACCGGGCTCGTGGAAGTGCTGCGCGACATGGGGGTCGAGATCGTCTCGGGCGAGACCCTGGTCCGGATCCACGAAGCGCACGGGTTCGTGCAGGCGCGCACGTACGGCGGCAACGACCTCACGACGCAGCTCGTGGTCGTGGACCAGGGCAGCGAAGCGCAGGTGGAGCTCGCCGACGCGGCCGGGCTCGACACCGACGACGGCATCGTCGTGGACGAGCACGGTCGCGCTTCGAAGCCGCACACGTGGGCGGCGGGGGACGTCGCCGAGTTTCCCTACCTCGCGCTCGGGCAGCTCATGCGGGTCGAGGGCGCCGACCACGCCGGGCAGCACGGCCGGCTCGTCGGCGAGAACATGGCGGGCGCGGACCGGACCTACGACCACCTGCCGCTCAAGGGGTTCCAGATCGGATCGCTGCGCTTCGAGGGTGTCGGCGAGCTCAGCTCGCGCCTCGACAGCGATGAGGTGTGGCCCGAGCCGGGACGCGAGGGCGTGATCTTCTACCTGCGGGACGACGTCGTGCGGGGCGTGCTGCTGTGCAACGTGCCCGACCGGCTCGAGTGGGCGCGCGACCTGATCCGCGCCGCGAAACCGATGTCGGCGGCGGAGCGCGCCGCGCTCCTGCCGGTGAAGGCCTGA
- a CDS encoding MATE family efflux transporter encodes MSGPDAGPDSLRLPVPRALFRLALPILASQVLRLAFQWVDALWVRGLGVDATAAITTSVFVMWAVLSLYDVFGFGIGAYVSQLVGAGERRRAGLAAWKGLRASAAMGLAGVVAGLFFARPIYSLVTTDPGVVEAGASYLRIVLLGTPLIMMSLSCESVLRACGDTRTPFLVDLFAVTLNALLAPVLIYGLGPFPRMGVAGAATATVAAQAVMLGCYATFALRRHPSLPLARSAEGPPLRVLGMAKVGLPAASIGLLFSLVYIAFTRAASQWGPAAVAVVGIVNRVEAIQFVVSAAIGFAAATMVGQSLGAGASARAEETIRTGQRWALLFSLALTALYLIWPRLFLAMFTRDPQVLALGTPYMRVIALTLVATGLEIVTAEAVMGSGHTLAVSWIYTIVSLARIPLAMLVPRWTGGGLQSIAWLITLTCVVRTGAILMWAARGTWKRGLATELHGHAATATAEDPGAAV; translated from the coding sequence TTGAGCGGTCCGGACGCGGGGCCCGACTCACTGCGCCTGCCGGTGCCGCGGGCGCTGTTCCGGCTCGCGCTGCCCATCCTCGCCTCGCAGGTCCTGCGACTCGCGTTCCAGTGGGTGGACGCGCTGTGGGTGCGGGGACTCGGCGTGGACGCGACGGCCGCCATCACGACCTCGGTGTTCGTGATGTGGGCGGTGCTCTCGCTGTACGACGTCTTCGGCTTCGGCATCGGCGCGTACGTGAGCCAGCTGGTCGGTGCGGGGGAGCGCCGGCGCGCCGGCCTCGCGGCCTGGAAGGGGCTGCGCGCCTCGGCGGCCATGGGCCTCGCGGGCGTGGTCGCGGGGCTCTTCTTCGCGCGGCCGATCTACTCGCTCGTCACGACCGACCCGGGCGTGGTCGAGGCCGGCGCGTCCTACCTGCGCATCGTGCTGCTCGGCACGCCGCTCATCATGATGTCGTTGTCGTGCGAGAGCGTGCTGCGCGCCTGCGGCGACACTCGCACGCCCTTCCTCGTGGACCTGTTCGCGGTGACGCTCAACGCGCTGCTGGCGCCGGTCCTCATCTACGGGCTGGGACCGTTCCCGCGCATGGGCGTGGCCGGCGCCGCGACCGCCACGGTGGCGGCGCAGGCCGTCATGCTCGGCTGCTACGCGACGTTCGCGCTGCGAAGGCACCCGTCGCTGCCGCTCGCGCGCTCGGCGGAGGGCCCGCCGCTGCGCGTGCTCGGCATGGCGAAGGTGGGGCTGCCCGCGGCGAGCATCGGCCTGCTCTTCTCGCTCGTCTACATCGCGTTCACCCGCGCGGCCTCCCAGTGGGGCCCGGCGGCGGTCGCGGTCGTCGGCATCGTCAACCGTGTCGAGGCGATCCAGTTCGTCGTCTCGGCGGCGATCGGTTTCGCCGCTGCGACGATGGTCGGCCAGTCGCTCGGCGCCGGAGCGTCGGCGCGCGCCGAGGAGACGATTCGCACCGGTCAGCGCTGGGCGCTGCTCTTTTCGCTCGCGCTGACCGCGCTCTACCTGATCTGGCCGCGCCTGTTCCTCGCGATGTTCACGCGGGATCCGCAGGTGCTCGCGCTCGGTACGCCCTACATGCGCGTCATCGCGCTCACGCTGGTCGCGACAGGGCTCGAGATCGTCACGGCCGAGGCGGTGATGGGTTCGGGCCACACGCTCGCCGTTTCGTGGATCTACACGATCGTCTCGCTCGCCCGCATTCCGCTCGCGATGCTCGTGCCGCGCTGGACCGGCGGCGGGCTGCAGTCCATCGCCTGGCTCATCACCCTCACCTGCGTCGTGCGCACCGGGGCCATTCTGATGTGGGCCGCGCGTGGCACCTGGAAGCGCGGCCTCGCGACGGAGCTGCACGGGCATGCCGCGACGGCGACGGCCGAGGACCCCGGCGCGGCGGTCTGA
- a CDS encoding CPBP family intramembrane metalloprotease, which yields MTTHAPNPIDWLLLVLLALGLPLRAWLAMRRLRAASEDEAARLRPRLWLRAITTQWLLSAAVILQWLVTRRPLDSLSLSPALGWGAAGVLLGVAVMAVLFGAQRRGLASSPEVAARLSERLAPVKRLMPASRAEWPGFVALCLTAGVCEELLFRGFLLWLFAQFLPAWWQAALAQAALFGIAHAYQGARGVLQTFAVGVFLTGVMWISGAIWPAMLVHALLDLNSGDFAVRIAGLQRSREVRPA from the coding sequence GTGACCACCCACGCGCCGAACCCGATCGACTGGCTGCTGCTCGTCCTCCTCGCCCTCGGGCTGCCGCTGCGCGCCTGGCTGGCCATGCGGCGCCTGCGCGCGGCGAGCGAAGACGAGGCCGCACGCCTGCGCCCGCGACTCTGGCTGCGCGCGATCACGACCCAGTGGCTGCTCTCGGCGGCGGTGATCCTGCAGTGGCTGGTGACGCGCCGCCCGCTCGACTCGCTGTCGCTCTCGCCGGCGCTGGGCTGGGGCGCGGCGGGAGTGCTGCTCGGCGTGGCCGTCATGGCCGTCCTGTTCGGCGCGCAGCGCCGCGGCCTCGCCTCGTCGCCGGAAGTGGCCGCGCGCCTCTCGGAACGGCTCGCGCCCGTGAAACGATTGATGCCGGCCTCGCGCGCCGAGTGGCCGGGTTTCGTCGCTCTCTGCCTCACCGCCGGCGTCTGCGAGGAACTGCTCTTCCGCGGCTTCCTGCTGTGGCTCTTCGCGCAGTTCCTGCCGGCCTGGTGGCAGGCGGCGCTCGCGCAGGCGGCGCTCTTCGGGATCGCGCATGCCTACCAGGGCGCCCGCGGCGTGCTGCAGACCTTCGCGGTCGGCGTGTTCCTGACCGGAGTGATGTGGATCTCGGGCGCGATCTGGCCCGCGATGCTCGTGCACGCCCTGCTCGATCTGAACTCCGGCGACTTCGCGGTCCGCATCGCCGGGCTGCAGCGCTCGCGCGAGGTCCGGCCGGCTTGA
- a CDS encoding transcriptional regulator — protein sequence MDTKHFAKQLQSLAALDEPVRRRLYLYVVRLGREVGRDEAARAIGASRGLVAFHLDKLVEADLLRASFRRLSGRAGPGAGRPSKLYRRAEGQFDLSVPQRRYELAAHILAQALAASPADDRRESLVRAAREWGARLAADSSEGGKPGPALTRASRVLRVCGFEPRTTPDGEVVLGNCPFDSLSADRRELICGMNLALIEGLLSGLGLPGVEARLAPREGCCCVALRERSAKG from the coding sequence ATGGATACCAAGCACTTCGCCAAACAACTCCAGAGTCTGGCGGCCCTCGACGAGCCGGTCCGCCGCCGGCTCTACCTGTATGTCGTCCGGCTCGGCCGGGAGGTCGGGAGGGACGAGGCGGCACGCGCCATCGGGGCCTCGCGTGGTCTGGTGGCGTTTCACCTCGACAAGCTGGTCGAAGCGGACCTGCTGCGCGCTTCGTTTCGGAGGCTGTCCGGTCGCGCGGGACCCGGCGCCGGCCGGCCGTCGAAGCTCTACCGCCGCGCCGAGGGCCAGTTCGACCTCAGCGTGCCGCAGCGGCGCTACGAGCTCGCCGCGCACATCCTCGCGCAGGCGCTGGCGGCATCTCCGGCCGATGATCGGCGGGAGTCGCTCGTGCGCGCGGCACGGGAGTGGGGCGCCAGGCTCGCCGCGGACAGCTCCGAGGGCGGAAAGCCCGGGCCCGCGCTGACCCGCGCGAGCCGCGTCCTGCGTGTCTGCGGATTCGAGCCGCGCACGACGCCCGATGGCGAGGTCGTTCTCGGCAATTGCCCGTTCGATTCGCTCAGCGCGGACCGTCGTGAGCTCATCTGCGGCATGAACCTGGCCCTGATCGAAGGGCTGCTCTCGGGACTCGGCCTGCCCGGTGTGGAGGCGAGGCTCGCCCCGCGCGAGGGATGCTGTTGCGTCGCGCTGCGGGAGCGTTCCGCGAAGGGTTGA
- a CDS encoding DUF4142 domain-containing protein, with the protein MSFSGARRVLVTLALGAAMSIAPSARAESPASSAANTAKLSDANIAAIVLAANTIDVKNGELAIARTRNKSVKEFAQLMVTDHTSVNAKATALATRLKLVPQPNQASRSLIASTDSTRNAMRKLSRSAFDRAYVNNEVAYHQAVLDMLDKTIVPAVENQELKDLLVAVRPAFVAHLEHAKMIQASLSSK; encoded by the coding sequence ATGAGCTTCAGCGGTGCGCGACGGGTGCTGGTGACGCTCGCGCTGGGTGCGGCAATGAGCATCGCGCCGTCGGCACGCGCTGAGAGTCCTGCGTCTTCGGCAGCGAACACCGCCAAACTCAGCGATGCCAACATCGCGGCGATCGTGCTGGCTGCCAACACCATCGACGTCAAGAACGGGGAACTGGCGATCGCCCGGACGCGGAACAAGTCCGTGAAGGAGTTCGCCCAGTTGATGGTGACCGATCACACTTCGGTCAACGCCAAGGCGACCGCCCTGGCCACCCGGTTGAAGCTCGTCCCGCAGCCGAATCAGGCCAGCCGTTCCCTGATCGCGAGCACGGACTCGACCCGCAACGCGATGCGCAAGCTCTCCCGATCGGCGTTCGACCGCGCGTACGTGAACAACGAAGTGGCCTACCATCAGGCCGTTCTCGACATGCTGGACAAGACGATCGTGCCCGCCGTCGAGAACCAGGAACTCAAGGATCTGCTCGTCGCCGTCCGCCCGGCGTTCGTCGCCCATCTCGAGCACGCCAAGATGATCCAGGCGTCGCTGTCGTCGAAGTGA
- a CDS encoding cupredoxin family copper-binding protein: MALGAAIVLAAGCGPSPHRAPVSYRVDIRAMKYEPAVVRAARGDTVRWTNGDLVPHTVTSSTRAFDSGSLAPDSSWTLVIGQDGALSYSCQFHPAMRGSLVVAP; the protein is encoded by the coding sequence ATGGCCCTCGGCGCCGCGATCGTCCTGGCTGCGGGCTGCGGTCCTTCGCCCCACCGCGCTCCGGTTTCGTATCGCGTGGACATCAGGGCCATGAAGTACGAACCCGCGGTCGTGCGTGCCGCCCGGGGCGACACCGTGCGATGGACCAACGGGGACCTCGTTCCGCACACGGTCACCTCGTCCACCCGGGCGTTCGATTCCGGGAGTCTCGCGCCCGATTCCTCGTGGACGCTGGTGATCGGTCAGGACGGCGCCCTGAGCTACTCGTGCCAGTTCCATCCGGCGATGCGGGGCAGCCTCGTGGTCGCCCCCTGA
- a CDS encoding DinB family protein has protein sequence MNPIALPAADEYAPYYGRYVALVGPDVLAALESQARTTAALLASTPETKGGFRYGEGKWSVKEVIGHLADCERVFAYRILSFARGDQTSLPGFDENAWMPFTTFDRRALADLAAELAAVRAATLALVRSLDEAALARRGRANDALVSVRGLAAIIAGHEAHHVKLLRERYGLTG, from the coding sequence ATGAACCCCATCGCACTGCCCGCCGCGGACGAGTACGCGCCCTACTACGGCAGGTACGTCGCGCTCGTCGGCCCCGACGTGCTCGCCGCGCTGGAGTCGCAGGCGCGTACGACGGCCGCGCTGCTCGCGTCCACGCCCGAGACGAAGGGCGGATTCCGCTACGGCGAAGGGAAGTGGAGCGTGAAGGAGGTGATCGGCCACCTCGCCGACTGCGAACGCGTGTTCGCCTATCGCATCCTGAGCTTCGCGCGCGGAGACCAGACGAGCCTGCCCGGCTTCGACGAGAACGCGTGGATGCCGTTCACGACCTTCGACCGCCGCGCGCTCGCCGACCTGGCCGCGGAACTGGCCGCCGTCCGAGCGGCCACGCTGGCGCTCGTGCGCAGCCTCGACGAAGCGGCGCTCGCGCGCCGTGGCCGCGCCAACGACGCTCTCGTCAGCGTCCGGGGACTCGCGGCGATCATCGCGGGCCACGAAGCGCACCACGTGAAGCTGCTGCGCGAGCGATACGGGCTGACGGGCTGA